A genomic segment from Thermotoga neapolitana DSM 4359 encodes:
- the uvrC gene encoding excinuclease ABC subunit UvrC, which produces MKETIRKKIELAPDDPGVYLFKKGETPIYIGKAKRLSSRLKSYLNPSSEKVERIVEEADDLETIVVTTEKEALLLEANLIRKYRPKYNVRLKDTEFYPYIRISNDDIPYVEIVKRRLKDGTYFGPYTTVRFVRDLLETLQRILGFRTCKFDLNRVKRPCFLFHLKRCVGPCAGNVDQHEEAIEKLRDFLSGNMRDVFDYLRRKMELHSRMLDFENAAKYRDLLLNLSSVLESQGVAFEEKINCDVVVHAQGLFVVLRVRDGYLIGKISFEMEGGNLDDFIREYYVSGRGDVPNSLVVESDLEEMDYTSLGFQYVGKPRSQLEKDLLEKARKNLETELSMRGLKKEALKELMKLLNLKEFVYRIEGIDVSHLQGKHTVASLVVFEDGLPKKSEYRRYRLNLERPDDYEAIREVVRRRYSKHPLPNLLFVDGGRGQVNAALEALKDLGKACPVVGLAKKEEIIVTEDKDIVLPQDHPVLRLLIQVRDETHRFAVNYHRRRREKESLRSVLDEIPGVGPIRKKKLLEHFGSIESIRSASVEEIARVIGSAEVARRILERL; this is translated from the coding sequence TTGAAGGAAACGATCAGAAAGAAGATCGAACTGGCACCGGATGATCCGGGAGTTTACCTGTTCAAAAAGGGTGAGACTCCCATATACATAGGAAAGGCAAAGAGGCTCTCTTCCAGACTGAAAAGTTATCTCAATCCCTCCTCGGAGAAGGTTGAAAGGATAGTGGAAGAGGCGGACGATCTGGAGACGATCGTGGTAACAACCGAAAAGGAAGCGCTTCTTCTGGAGGCAAATCTCATAAGAAAATACAGGCCAAAGTACAACGTTCGACTGAAAGACACGGAGTTTTACCCTTACATCCGGATATCGAATGATGACATCCCCTATGTGGAAATCGTGAAGAGAAGGCTGAAGGATGGTACCTACTTCGGCCCCTACACGACGGTCCGTTTTGTTCGAGATCTTCTTGAGACGCTTCAAAGGATACTGGGTTTTAGAACGTGCAAGTTCGATCTGAACAGGGTGAAAAGACCCTGCTTTCTTTTCCATCTGAAAAGGTGTGTTGGACCGTGTGCTGGTAACGTTGATCAGCACGAAGAAGCGATAGAGAAACTGAGAGACTTCCTCTCTGGAAACATGCGGGACGTTTTCGATTATCTGCGCAGGAAGATGGAACTTCACAGCAGGATGCTGGATTTTGAGAATGCTGCAAAGTACAGGGATCTGCTTTTGAACCTTTCGAGTGTTCTGGAGTCGCAGGGAGTTGCTTTTGAAGAGAAGATCAACTGTGACGTTGTAGTTCACGCTCAGGGATTGTTCGTGGTTTTGAGGGTAAGGGATGGTTATCTGATAGGAAAGATCTCCTTTGAGATGGAAGGAGGAAACCTGGACGACTTCATAAGAGAATACTACGTGTCTGGAAGGGGAGATGTGCCAAATTCTCTCGTAGTGGAAAGCGACCTGGAAGAAATGGACTACACCTCACTGGGTTTCCAGTATGTTGGAAAACCTCGATCTCAGCTGGAAAAGGATCTGCTGGAAAAGGCCAGGAAAAATCTCGAAACCGAGCTGAGTATGAGAGGGCTTAAAAAAGAAGCACTGAAGGAGTTGATGAAACTGTTGAACCTGAAAGAATTCGTCTATAGAATAGAGGGAATCGATGTTTCTCATCTTCAGGGCAAACACACCGTTGCTTCCCTTGTGGTGTTCGAGGATGGCCTCCCGAAAAAGAGCGAGTACAGACGGTACAGATTGAATCTGGAACGGCCCGACGATTACGAAGCTATAAGGGAAGTTGTAAGAAGACGGTACAGCAAACATCCTCTTCCGAACCTTCTGTTCGTGGACGGTGGAAGGGGACAGGTAAACGCTGCCCTGGAAGCGTTGAAAGATCTGGGAAAAGCATGTCCCGTTGTTGGTCTTGCGAAGAAAGAGGAGATCATCGTGACTGAGGACAAAGATATCGTACTCCCGCAGGATCATCCTGTTTTGAGGCTTCTCATTCAGGTGAGGGACGAAACTCACAGATTCGCCGTCAACTACCACAGAAGAAGAAGGGAAAAAGAGTCTCTCAGATCTGTTCTGGACGAGATTCCTGGAGTGGGTCCTATCAGAAAAAAGAAGCTTCTTGAGCACTTTGGTTCCATAGAGAGCATTCGCTCTGCTTCTGTGGAAGAAATAGCAAGAGTAATAGGAAGCGCTGAGGTGGCAAGGAGAATTCTGGAGAGATTGTAA
- the dnaN gene encoding DNA polymerase III subunit beta, with product MKIVTTTLELKDKVTIASKALAKKSVKPVLAGFLFEVKNGNFFICATDLETGVKASVNCAEISGDARFVVPGDVLQKLVKVLPDETTELSLEGDNLVITSGSTVFRITTMPADEFPDIAPAESGISFEIDTSLLEEMVEKVIFAAATDEFMRNLNGVFWELHKGFLRLVASDGFRLALAEEQIENEEETNFLLSLKSMKEVQNVLNNTTEPTVVVRYDGRRVSLTTNDVETVMRVVDAEFPDYRRVIPETFKTKVVVSKKSLQESLKRVMVIASKGSESVKFEIEENTMRLVSRSPDYGEVIDELEVQKEGEDLIIAFNPKFIVDALRRIETEELEMNFVDSTSPCQINPLDISGYIYIVMPIRLA from the coding sequence ATGAAGATCGTGACCACCACACTGGAACTGAAGGACAAGGTAACAATAGCATCAAAGGCACTCGCAAAGAAATCGGTCAAACCGGTTCTTGCTGGCTTTCTCTTCGAGGTGAAGAACGGAAACTTCTTCATCTGTGCCACAGATCTTGAAACGGGTGTTAAGGCGTCAGTTAACTGCGCCGAGATTTCTGGGGATGCTCGATTTGTAGTGCCAGGGGATGTTCTTCAAAAACTTGTGAAGGTTTTGCCGGATGAGACCACCGAGCTTTCCCTCGAAGGAGACAATCTGGTGATCACGTCGGGAAGTACTGTTTTCAGGATAACGACCATGCCGGCCGATGAATTCCCGGACATTGCTCCGGCGGAATCTGGAATATCCTTCGAAATCGACACATCACTTCTGGAGGAGATGGTTGAGAAAGTCATATTTGCGGCGGCGACAGATGAGTTCATGAGAAACCTGAACGGTGTGTTCTGGGAGCTTCACAAAGGTTTTCTCAGGCTCGTGGCAAGCGACGGTTTCAGATTGGCACTGGCTGAGGAGCAAATAGAAAACGAAGAGGAGACGAACTTTTTGCTTTCTCTGAAGAGCATGAAGGAAGTCCAGAACGTTTTGAACAACACAACGGAACCGACGGTGGTTGTGAGATACGATGGACGAAGGGTTTCCCTCACAACGAACGATGTTGAAACCGTGATGAGAGTGGTGGACGCGGAGTTCCCCGATTACAGAAGAGTGATACCCGAGACCTTCAAAACGAAGGTGGTTGTTTCGAAGAAGTCCCTTCAGGAGTCTTTGAAAAGGGTGATGGTGATCGCCAGCAAGGGAAGCGAATCCGTGAAGTTTGAGATAGAAGAGAACACGATGAGACTTGTGAGTAGGAGTCCGGACTACGGTGAAGTCATCGATGAGCTGGAGGTTCAGAAAGAGGGTGAAGACCTCATCATAGCGTTCAATCCGAAGTTCATAGTGGATGCTCTGAGGCGCATTGAAACGGAAGAACTGGAGATGAACTTTGTCGACTCGACCAGTCCCTGTCAGATAAATCCTCTCGATATCTCCGGCTACATCTACATTGTCATGCCCATAAGATTGGCATGA
- a CDS encoding homocysteine S-methyltransferase family protein, which produces MRNRREVAKMLSEKVLLLDGAYGTEFMKLGHEELPEELNIKAPEVVFKVHRTYIESGSDAVLTNTFGATKMKLRKHGLENELDSIVRNAVRIARKAAGERLVFGDIGPTGELPFPLGNTLFEEFYENFKETARIMVEEGVDGIILETFSDILELKAAVLAVRDVSKDVFLIAHMTFDENGRSLTGTDPVNFALTFDELDVDALGINCSLGPEEILPIFQELSQYTDKFLVVEPNAGKPILENGKTVYPLKPEDFAVHIDSYYEAGVNIFGGCCGTTPEHIKLFRKVLGSRKPLPRKKKKIIAVSSPSKLVTFDHFVVIGERINPAGRKKLWKKMQEGNLDVVANEAKDQVEKGAEVLDVNFGIESQVDPSYVEKVVQSLPYTASVPLSLDVQSLNLAERSLRVYPGRPLFNSSKVTEKDLEEKINMLKKYGGVLIVLLMENDVPKTFEERKKNFEKALKILEEHRFLDRVLFDPGVLPLGAEGKPTEVLKTIEYISKMDFKTTVGLSNLSFGLPDRSFYNTAFLVLGISKGLSSAIMNPLDENLMKTLDSTLVILEKKDLPKAEVREDKLVEAILSGRREDVEKEVENLLKEKDPLSIIEEHLRPAMEKIGLLYDKGKIFLPQLILAAQTVKPVFDKLASMLSSENQGETFVIATVKGDVHDIGKNIVASVIRSSGYRVVDLGKDVDTERIVEAVEKEKPVALGLSAMMTTTVGRIKEVVESLKKKGLKVPVIAGGASLNEKLAKELGADYYAKNASEAVKILKSLGR; this is translated from the coding sequence ATGAGGAACAGGCGTGAAGTCGCAAAAATGTTGTCGGAAAAGGTGTTGCTCCTGGATGGGGCGTATGGAACGGAGTTCATGAAACTGGGACACGAAGAACTTCCAGAAGAACTCAACATAAAAGCACCTGAGGTGGTTTTTAAGGTCCACAGGACGTACATAGAAAGTGGCTCCGATGCCGTGTTGACAAACACCTTCGGTGCCACAAAAATGAAACTGAGAAAGCACGGACTGGAGAACGAACTGGATTCTATCGTCAGAAACGCAGTGAGGATCGCAAGAAAAGCCGCCGGTGAAAGACTTGTGTTCGGTGACATCGGTCCAACGGGAGAGCTCCCTTTCCCGCTTGGAAACACCCTGTTCGAAGAGTTCTACGAGAATTTCAAAGAAACAGCCAGGATCATGGTGGAAGAAGGTGTGGACGGCATCATTCTGGAGACGTTCTCCGACATTCTGGAACTGAAAGCGGCGGTTCTCGCGGTGAGGGATGTTTCAAAGGATGTGTTCCTCATAGCGCACATGACGTTCGACGAGAATGGAAGAAGTCTCACGGGGACGGATCCGGTGAACTTTGCCCTCACCTTCGATGAATTGGATGTCGATGCCCTGGGTATAAACTGCTCACTCGGACCGGAGGAGATCCTTCCCATCTTTCAAGAACTGTCTCAGTACACCGACAAGTTCCTCGTCGTAGAACCGAACGCCGGAAAGCCCATTCTGGAAAACGGAAAGACGGTTTACCCCCTGAAACCAGAAGACTTTGCAGTTCACATCGATTCCTACTACGAGGCAGGCGTGAACATCTTTGGTGGCTGCTGTGGCACCACTCCAGAACACATAAAGTTGTTCAGAAAGGTGCTCGGAAGCAGAAAACCACTTCCAAGGAAAAAGAAAAAGATCATCGCCGTTTCTTCCCCGTCTAAACTTGTGACGTTCGACCACTTCGTGGTGATAGGGGAGAGAATAAATCCTGCGGGAAGAAAGAAGCTGTGGAAGAAAATGCAGGAAGGAAACCTGGATGTGGTGGCGAACGAGGCAAAGGATCAGGTGGAAAAAGGTGCAGAGGTTCTCGACGTCAACTTCGGCATAGAATCCCAGGTGGATCCATCTTATGTGGAAAAAGTGGTGCAGTCACTTCCCTATACAGCAAGCGTTCCCCTGTCTCTGGATGTGCAGAGTTTAAACCTTGCAGAAAGATCCCTGAGAGTATACCCCGGAAGACCCCTGTTCAATTCATCAAAAGTCACGGAAAAAGATCTCGAAGAGAAGATAAACATGCTGAAAAAATACGGTGGAGTTCTCATTGTTCTTCTCATGGAAAATGACGTTCCAAAGACCTTCGAAGAGAGAAAGAAAAACTTCGAAAAAGCCTTGAAGATCCTGGAAGAACACCGTTTTCTGGACAGAGTGCTGTTCGATCCGGGAGTTTTGCCCCTTGGAGCAGAGGGAAAGCCCACCGAGGTATTGAAGACCATAGAGTACATCTCGAAGATGGATTTCAAAACGACTGTTGGTCTTTCCAATCTCTCCTTTGGGCTGCCCGACAGGAGTTTTTACAACACGGCTTTTCTCGTTCTTGGAATATCAAAGGGATTGAGTTCAGCCATCATGAACCCGCTCGATGAGAACCTGATGAAGACCCTGGACAGCACGCTCGTGATTCTTGAAAAGAAAGATCTTCCAAAAGCCGAGGTAAGAGAAGACAAACTGGTGGAAGCGATACTTTCAGGAAGAAGAGAGGACGTTGAAAAAGAGGTGGAGAACCTCCTGAAAGAGAAAGATCCTCTCTCGATAATAGAGGAACACCTGAGACCGGCCATGGAGAAAATCGGTTTGCTTTACGACAAAGGAAAAATATTCCTTCCTCAACTCATTCTTGCTGCTCAGACTGTAAAACCCGTCTTCGACAAACTGGCATCGATGCTTTCATCCGAAAACCAGGGAGAAACCTTCGTCATAGCGACCGTGAAAGGAGACGTACACGACATAGGAAAGAACATCGTGGCGTCCGTTATCAGGAGTAGCGGTTATCGAGTGGTAGACCTGGGAAAAGACGTCGATACCGAAAGAATAGTGGAAGCGGTAGAAAAAGAAAAACCGGTTGCACTGGGACTTTCTGCCATGATGACGACCACCGTGGGAAGGATCAAGGAAGTCGTTGAAAGCCTTAAGAAGAAGGGATTGAAAGTTCCGGTTATAGCAGGTGGCGCATCTTTGAACGAAAAATTGGCGAAAGAACTTGGAGCCGATTATTACGCAAAGAACGCTTCTGAAGCTGTGAAGATATTGAAGTCTCTTGGGAGATGA
- a CDS encoding methylenetetrahydrofolate reductase, translating to MRKSLESGKCVVLEVLTPRGTNLKKFLDFTEKAWETGIDAFTVTDMPMGRVRMAPWAVSHLLVESGKEVLMHFTRNTRNMIRIQSDLLGCHALGIENLLLLSGDDPSHGDYPQTTSVNDVDILDLIRLTKLLNEGTDLAGNRMYGKTNFFVGGALNPFSEKDLERAKQKIEAGVDFLVTQPLFQRDVAQKIKEKLSTKILVSIAFFENAKQMNHFSGVPGIEIPKEIIESAEKGDEHVKERSFEAVLRFVEETRNIVDGFYIVAVVKDLEKIRMVVEVAKG from the coding sequence TTGAGAAAATCTCTTGAATCAGGAAAGTGTGTGGTTCTGGAGGTTCTGACACCGCGAGGGACGAATCTAAAAAAGTTTCTGGATTTCACTGAAAAAGCCTGGGAAACCGGCATCGACGCGTTCACGGTGACGGACATGCCCATGGGCAGGGTGAGAATGGCACCATGGGCGGTCTCTCATCTGCTTGTGGAGAGTGGAAAGGAGGTTCTCATGCATTTCACAAGGAACACCAGAAACATGATAAGGATACAGTCCGACCTTCTGGGGTGTCACGCCCTCGGAATAGAGAATCTTTTGCTCCTCTCTGGAGACGATCCGTCCCACGGGGATTATCCACAGACAACTTCCGTGAACGACGTGGATATACTGGATCTTATACGACTCACAAAACTTTTGAACGAAGGAACAGATCTTGCGGGAAACAGGATGTATGGGAAGACGAATTTCTTCGTTGGAGGTGCGTTGAATCCATTCAGCGAAAAAGATCTGGAGAGGGCAAAGCAAAAAATAGAGGCTGGAGTGGATTTCCTTGTCACACAACCTCTTTTCCAGAGGGATGTAGCACAAAAGATCAAGGAGAAATTGAGCACGAAAATCCTTGTTTCGATAGCATTCTTCGAAAACGCAAAGCAAATGAATCACTTTTCTGGTGTTCCGGGAATAGAAATACCAAAAGAAATAATCGAGTCAGCAGAAAAGGGCGACGAACATGTGAAGGAGAGAAGCTTCGAGGCTGTTCTGAGGTTCGTCGAGGAAACCAGAAACATCGTCGACGGTTTCTACATAGTGGCCGTCGTAAAGGATCTCGAAAAAATAAGGATGGTGGTGGAGGTTGCCAAAGGTTGA
- the hup gene encoding DNA-binding protein HU: MNKKELVDRVAKKAGAKKKDVKVILDAVLETITEALAKGEKVQLVGFGSFEVRKAAARKGVNPQTKKPITIPERKVPKFRPGKALKEKVK, translated from the coding sequence ATGAACAAGAAGGAACTCGTTGACAGGGTGGCGAAGAAAGCGGGTGCGAAGAAGAAGGACGTGAAAGTGATCCTCGATGCTGTTCTCGAAACGATCACAGAAGCCCTCGCAAAGGGCGAGAAGGTCCAGCTGGTTGGATTTGGAAGCTTTGAAGTGAGAAAGGCAGCCGCCAGAAAAGGCGTGAACCCGCAGACCAAGAAACCCATCACCATTCCCGAAAGGAAAGTTCCGAAGTTCAGACCTGGAAAGGCTCTCAAAGAAAAGGTCAAGTGA
- the mnmE gene encoding tRNA uridine-5-carboxymethylaminomethyl(34) synthesis GTPase MnmE yields MDTIVAVATPPGKGAIAILRLSGPESWDIVRKHFKTRSNIVPRKAIHGWIRENGEDIDEVVVIFYRSPRSYTGEDMVEVMCHGGPFVVKKLLDVFLSAGARMAEPGEFTKRAFLNGKMDLTSAEAVRDLIEAKSEASLKLSLKNLKGGLRQFVETLREELINVLAEIRVELDYPDDVETDVESVKTKIESIHERLKEELKKADAGIMLNRGLRMVIVGKPNVGKSTLLNRLLKEDRAIVTDIPGTTRDVISEEIVIKGILFRVVDTAGVRSETRDLVERLGIERTFQEIEKADIVLFVLDASSPLDDEDRLILERIKHKRYLVVINKVDIVERIDEEELKRKLGTDRHIVKISALKGEGLEKLEEAVYRETQEIFEKGSSSLITNLRQKQLLENVKKSLESAIESLKNKTPIDLVSIDLERALHVLDEVTGRSFREDLLDAIFSTFCVGK; encoded by the coding sequence ATGGACACGATAGTGGCGGTTGCCACGCCACCCGGAAAGGGAGCGATAGCGATTTTGAGATTGAGTGGCCCTGAAAGCTGGGACATTGTAAGAAAACACTTCAAAACCCGCTCAAACATCGTCCCAAGAAAAGCGATCCATGGCTGGATACGAGAAAACGGAGAAGACATTGATGAAGTGGTAGTGATCTTTTACAGATCTCCAAGGAGTTACACCGGAGAAGACATGGTGGAAGTGATGTGTCATGGTGGGCCATTCGTTGTGAAAAAGCTCCTTGATGTGTTCTTGAGTGCAGGGGCGAGGATGGCAGAGCCAGGTGAGTTCACAAAGAGAGCCTTTCTGAACGGAAAGATGGATCTCACCTCCGCCGAGGCAGTACGGGATCTTATAGAAGCAAAGAGTGAAGCGAGCCTGAAGCTTTCTCTGAAAAATCTGAAAGGTGGCCTGAGACAATTTGTTGAAACACTGAGGGAAGAACTCATAAACGTCCTCGCGGAGATCAGGGTGGAACTGGACTATCCCGATGATGTGGAGACGGATGTGGAAAGTGTCAAAACAAAGATCGAATCGATTCATGAAAGACTGAAAGAAGAACTGAAAAAAGCGGACGCAGGAATCATGCTGAACAGGGGTCTCAGGATGGTGATAGTGGGAAAGCCTAATGTGGGAAAATCCACTCTTCTGAACAGGCTTTTGAAAGAAGACAGAGCGATCGTCACCGACATACCTGGAACCACAAGGGACGTGATAAGCGAAGAGATCGTGATAAAAGGCATTCTGTTCAGAGTTGTGGATACAGCGGGAGTGAGATCCGAAACGAGAGATCTGGTGGAAAGGTTGGGAATAGAAAGGACTTTTCAGGAGATAGAAAAGGCCGATATCGTTCTCTTCGTGCTCGACGCATCATCACCGCTGGACGACGAGGACCGATTGATTCTCGAGAGAATAAAGCACAAAAGATACCTTGTGGTGATAAACAAGGTGGATATTGTCGAGAGAATAGACGAGGAAGAGCTGAAAAGGAAACTCGGAACCGACAGGCACATAGTTAAGATCTCAGCGCTGAAAGGTGAAGGCCTGGAGAAACTGGAAGAAGCCGTCTACAGGGAAACACAGGAAATATTCGAGAAGGGTTCCAGTTCTCTGATAACGAATCTTCGCCAAAAACAGCTGCTTGAAAACGTGAAAAAATCTCTGGAAAGTGCCATCGAATCTTTGAAGAACAAAACACCTATCGATCTGGTATCCATCGATCTAGAGAGGGCACTTCATGTTCTCGACGAAGTCACCGGCAGGAGTTTCAGGGAGGACCTTCTGGACGCGATATTCTCCACCTTCTGCGTGGGAAAATAA
- the mnmG gene encoding tRNA uridine-5-carboxymethylaminomethyl(34) synthesis enzyme MnmG, with amino-acid sequence MRPDDDRVYDIIVVGAGHAGIEAALASARMGFRVLVLTVNPDTVGWAPCNPAIGGPAKGVVVREIDALGGEMAKTTDETMINVRMLNVSKGPAVRALRAQIDKISYSRTMKRKLETNPNIVLRHGIVERLLVEKGKVVGVVDNYGIDYLGKAVIITTGTFLRGKIFIGRSVFPAGRMGEFPAAKLTQSLIELGFEVGRFKTGTPARVLKRSINFSVMERQDTSDEPLAFSFFSEPKVLPKDYPCWLTRTNPETHNIIRQYLEFSPLYGTVKLIEGVGPRYCPSIEDKVIKFRDKESHQVFVEPEGRDTEEYYLNGLSTSLPYEAQIKMIRSVKGLENAIITRPAYAIEYDYIDPRQLYPTLESKIVENLFFAGQVNGTSGYEEAAGQGLIAGINAALKLRGEPPLILKRSEAYIGVLIDDLVTRGVDEPYRLLTSRAEYRLLLRHDNAHLRLAKHGYRVGLIPKWFYEKVLSLERRVKEEIERLKKVVIKPSDRINDILMAEGTTPLKEATSLYQLLKRPELSYEVLKRFDPNPIDDPEVAEQVEINVKYEGYIQKMFEEVAIFEKYESYEIPADIDYDVVPNLSTEARDKLKRIRPRSIGQAMRIPGINPSDISNLIIYLDGRKK; translated from the coding sequence TTGAGGCCAGACGATGATAGAGTCTATGACATCATAGTGGTGGGTGCCGGTCACGCCGGTATAGAAGCGGCTCTGGCTTCTGCTCGAATGGGTTTCAGGGTACTGGTGCTCACTGTGAATCCCGACACGGTAGGCTGGGCTCCCTGCAACCCAGCCATAGGTGGTCCCGCAAAGGGTGTTGTTGTTCGTGAAATAGACGCTCTCGGGGGCGAGATGGCCAAAACCACCGATGAGACGATGATCAACGTACGAATGCTGAACGTGAGCAAAGGACCGGCTGTAAGAGCTCTGAGGGCTCAGATAGACAAGATCTCGTACAGCAGAACCATGAAAAGAAAACTCGAAACCAACCCGAACATTGTTTTGAGACATGGAATCGTTGAAAGGCTTCTTGTGGAGAAAGGCAAAGTCGTCGGAGTTGTTGACAACTACGGGATAGACTATCTTGGGAAGGCCGTTATCATCACAACCGGCACGTTCTTGAGGGGAAAGATATTCATAGGTCGATCGGTTTTTCCTGCAGGTAGAATGGGGGAGTTTCCGGCCGCAAAACTCACGCAGAGTCTGATCGAACTGGGTTTTGAGGTTGGAAGATTCAAAACGGGCACTCCCGCTCGGGTCTTGAAGCGCAGCATAAACTTTTCTGTCATGGAGAGGCAGGACACGTCAGATGAGCCCCTTGCATTTTCTTTCTTCAGCGAGCCAAAAGTCCTTCCGAAAGATTATCCCTGCTGGCTGACCAGAACAAATCCCGAAACCCATAACATAATAAGGCAGTACCTGGAATTTTCGCCACTCTACGGAACGGTAAAACTCATAGAGGGTGTTGGACCAAGGTACTGTCCATCGATAGAGGACAAGGTGATCAAATTCAGGGACAAAGAATCCCATCAGGTCTTCGTTGAACCAGAGGGCAGAGACACGGAAGAGTACTACCTGAACGGTCTGAGTACGAGCCTCCCGTATGAAGCCCAGATAAAGATGATAAGGAGCGTGAAGGGACTAGAAAACGCCATCATCACACGACCTGCTTACGCCATAGAGTACGACTACATAGATCCAAGGCAACTCTATCCAACACTCGAGTCAAAGATCGTGGAGAACCTGTTCTTCGCAGGGCAGGTGAACGGAACGAGCGGCTACGAAGAAGCGGCCGGGCAGGGCTTAATAGCCGGTATAAACGCCGCCTTGAAGTTGAGAGGGGAACCTCCCCTGATTTTGAAAAGATCGGAAGCCTACATCGGAGTTCTCATAGATGACCTGGTGACAAGGGGTGTCGACGAGCCCTATCGACTTCTCACCTCAAGGGCAGAGTATCGCCTTCTCTTAAGACACGACAACGCTCACCTCAGACTGGCAAAACACGGTTATCGTGTTGGATTGATCCCAAAGTGGTTCTACGAAAAGGTGCTTAGTCTGGAGAGAAGAGTCAAGGAAGAAATAGAGAGGCTCAAAAAAGTTGTGATCAAACCTTCAGACAGAATCAACGACATTCTGATGGCCGAAGGCACAACTCCTCTGAAAGAAGCAACCTCTCTCTACCAGCTCTTGAAGCGACCAGAGTTGAGTTACGAGGTGCTGAAGAGATTCGATCCGAATCCCATAGACGATCCAGAGGTTGCGGAACAGGTGGAGATCAACGTGAAGTACGAGGGATACATCCAGAAGATGTTTGAAGAGGTGGCGATATTCGAAAAGTACGAAAGTTACGAGATACCTGCAGACATAGACTACGACGTTGTTCCAAACCTCTCCACCGAGGCAAGGGACAAATTGAAGAGGATCAGACCAAGATCGATAGGACAAGCCATGAGGATCCCGGGCATCAATCCTTCCGATATATCCAACCTCATCATCTACCTGGATGGAAGGAAAAAATGA
- a CDS encoding Vitamin B12 dependent methionine synthase, activation region, which translates to MPKVELNPEEIKIPDNVLKAKLGFGKAREIPEHFREYVMKAYEELLKVAEPVVLWKDFETKGSLSFNDIEITGDLAKKHLSGSKIITVFLATLGKEVDKKIEECFKKGNDLLGFFIDGIASEMGGVRPQKGRLRSENETISP; encoded by the coding sequence TTGCCAAAGGTTGAACTGAATCCGGAGGAAATAAAGATTCCAGACAACGTGTTGAAAGCAAAACTTGGATTTGGAAAGGCCAGGGAAATTCCGGAGCATTTCAGAGAATACGTGATGAAGGCTTACGAAGAGTTACTCAAGGTTGCAGAACCTGTTGTTCTGTGGAAAGATTTCGAAACAAAGGGATCCCTTTCTTTCAACGACATAGAGATCACGGGTGATCTGGCAAAGAAGCATCTGTCGGGTAGCAAGATCATCACCGTTTTTCTTGCCACGCTGGGAAAAGAGGTGGATAAGAAAATAGAAGAGTGCTTCAAGAAAGGAAACGATCTTCTTGGCTTTTTCATAGACGGTATCGCATCGGAGATGGGTGGAGTACGCCCTCAGAAAGGTCGACTCCGATCTGAGAACGAAACGATCTCACCTTGA
- a CDS encoding pseudouridine synthase codes for MRLDRYLSNRGIGTRKEVRALIKHGRVTVNDRTVLDPAYKLSDKDVVKVDGKVIDLPEKVYILFYKPAGYVTSTRDPHSETIMEFLPDIKGIFPVGRLDKDAEGLLLVTNDGEFAHRVISPRWKVEKEYVVKVEGEITEDKLEKLRRGVSLRDGFFAKAKHVEKISNDTVKIVITEGKYHQVKRMMAAVGLKTIHLKRVRIGGLRLPQEMKPGEYRFLSEEEVRQVFEGNDQKEDRTGTG; via the coding sequence ATGAGACTGGATAGATATCTTTCAAACAGGGGAATAGGAACAAGGAAAGAAGTAAGGGCGTTAATAAAACACGGAAGGGTAACCGTCAACGACAGAACAGTCCTCGATCCCGCTTACAAACTCTCGGATAAAGATGTGGTGAAAGTCGATGGAAAGGTGATCGATCTTCCCGAAAAAGTTTACATCCTCTTCTACAAACCTGCCGGCTACGTTACAAGCACCAGAGATCCTCACTCGGAAACTATCATGGAATTCTTACCGGATATAAAGGGTATATTCCCTGTGGGAAGACTCGACAAGGATGCAGAGGGGCTTCTTCTGGTGACCAACGATGGTGAGTTCGCCCACAGGGTGATCTCTCCGAGATGGAAGGTCGAGAAAGAGTACGTGGTCAAAGTGGAAGGAGAGATAACGGAGGATAAACTGGAAAAACTGAGAAGAGGTGTGAGTTTAAGGGATGGTTTCTTTGCAAAGGCAAAACACGTGGAGAAAATCTCGAATGATACGGTGAAGATCGTCATAACGGAGGGGAAGTATCATCAGGTGAAAAGAATGATGGCGGCGGTTGGTTTGAAAACGATCCATTTGAAGAGAGTCAGAATAGGTGGACTCAGACTTCCCCAGGAGATGAAACCGGGTGAGTACAGGTTCCTCAGCGAAGAGGAGGTGAGGCAGGTCTTTGAAGGAAACGATCAGAAAGAAGATCGAACTGGCACCGGATGA